In Salarias fasciatus chromosome 4, fSalaFa1.1, whole genome shotgun sequence, the DNA window ATAAAGCACTTCcggtgagaaaaaaataaaataaacctttCGTCGTAAAGTTTCATATTACCAATAAATAAAGCAAGGAACGTAATGCAACATTTTGAGAATGGATACAAAAAGTACTAatattttctcaaaatattAACAAACAGACGGAAAATGGATTAACTTTACATTGCTCTTATTTTTATAAGCATAACATCCGGTAGAGTTTTGTTTGTTCACTTGATGAAACTCTGTGATCATAGAAATATAACTACTAAAATCAATAGCGtattgttttcacattaaatgcTGGTGTATTTTGGATATTGGTGCAAGAACAATTACACATTATACCCAAATTGCATTTATATGGGACACATATCGTTTAATTACAGTATTTTTAGATCAtatttaaaaggtttttttcctGTCAGCTCTAGCTCTATGTCTCGCGGCTCTCTCCGTGGCCCTGGTACTCTCGCGAGACTGCAGCGCCTCATAAATCTCGCAGTGATGGCTGCGCCGCCCGATGCGGAGAGTTTGGAGTCTCGGATCAGTGAGTGTTTCAAACTTGTTTCTCGCTCTCGGGGTTTTTAGCGGAACATGGTGCCGACCATGTCGCGGCCTGCGAGGGGTCCCGGATGAGCTGACAGCCTTCCGGAGGTGGCTCGGACCCCCGCCGCTACATCCAGGATGCTAGCAGTAGCTCCGGAGCTGCGGCTGCCAGCTGTCAACACACAGCCGGACGTCGCTGCAGCTGCACGGGCTCGGGGGCTCCACCAGGCTGCCGGCGATCCGGCCGCAGGGTCACTCTTTTAATCCACATAGGGTCGAGTATAGCCGCAGCAGAGCCGTGACCTCCGGAGAAAGATCGAGAAGTGACAGTGACACTGTGCGACATCACGCTAGCTGATGTTTAGCCAGTTAGCacgttcagtgtgtgtgtgcgtgctcgaGTGTACGCACAGTGGCATGCTGGACTGTGAGACTCCCACTGAACGATTAAAATTTTGCTCCACGAGCTTTTCTTTGCACGCTAAGGGTGATACTCATAAAGGAtcctcttcatgtttttttcatgcacCATCTGTGGCTGGTTTGTCTTTGGCAGTGTGTCTTCTGCAGGAGAAATGACAGCTTGCTCTCACTTCCAACTTCTCCTGTCACTCCTGAAGGGACAGCAGTGTCTCAGAGAAAGATGATCACTGGAAGCTGTGTTGAGCAATTGTTCCATACCCCTCTCTGTTACAAAACAAGATATTATCACCCCTTTGCCTGAATTGTGAGTAAAGACATTGCGAAACCACCAGGAAACTGACACCCTGTAACGCCACAGTATTATTATTCACCAAACTCCATGACAAAGCATAAAAAACAACGCAAGCTTTATGGTTTTTGTCTTGTTGGTTTTGCCAGTAAATGTCATCTAATGCACTTGATCTCATACCATAGAATcaaatagtttcttttttttagcacaGCCTTTACAAAATGGGATAACCCTGAAACTAATACCTAGTTTGAAACATATTCTCATAGAGCAAGTAGACAAAGTTTGATTTATGAACTACTTGATGTTTCTGCCAGCCTGAACCTTTCCTCAATAAGAGATCATTGAGACATtgctggtttgtgactttaaaacTCCTGTTTTAGGGTCCGGGTTCAGAGTAGGTGGCTCGTCTCTTCAGGTGCAATGTCCAAAGACCTGATAGCGTCTCGAAATTGAACTAGTTTCTGATTGTGCTTGTGTGTGGTTATCTGTGTTGGTTTTCCTGCCCTCTTTTCCTTGTTAATTACCCGTTGACGCCAAAGGTGTAATCCGAGTActctgtaggtgtgaatgtggccATGCTGCCAGAGATCATTGTTGCAGTCAGTGTAAATGCAGCCGTTACTGGACTGATTGAATTAAGGATTAATTGTTGAGAAAGAAcagagtggggaaaaaagagcACATATTTCTTATCGCATAAAATATAAGCATCACAAGTTTGAGCTGCCTCGGACCCTGGACTGCTTGGCATAATaatatacatttgttttttgttctttgctATAGtgaatttttttatatatgcGTCATAGGGGtgtcagttgatttttttttgtttttattaattgtaaaagtaattgtgattaatctcaTAAACTTGTCATTACCACACAAAGCCATcaatttaatgcacaaaaatcCTGGTGGGTTGATTAAAAGACGTGTCCCTGCAGCCACATGTATCACGTCCCTCGGTCCCTCATCCTCAGCAGAGTCAACAGGACGGCAGCTTTCAGCAGGTGTGGACGCTGGTCCTCCTCCGGTAACCTGCTGTACAGTGGACTGACGTCATGTCCGCTGTCGTTTCAGACAAGGCCACAAATCCGCTGAACAGAGACACGGACTGGAGCAGCATCCACGCCTTTTGTGACCAGCTCAACAATGAACTGGAGGGGTAAGAGCGGCGCCCGGGGCCGAAACGCTGTTTCTGCTCCGCTGAGTAATTTATGGTGTTGCTGATTCAAGTCTAAGCCCCCGGACATCCCAGCACCAGAAACCACCCTTTATCTGCCAGTTTCCCCAAATGAATCTAAAATCAATACAAAGCTTCAAAGCTTAATTAACTCCGAGCAAAGCACTGAGGATCTGTAATGGAGAATACAAGCAGCATTGATCTGTAAAGGCAAAGCTTGGGACAGATGGGGATCGCAGATTGACATGATGTCGGTGGTTCAGCTTCTGTTTGTGGCGCGTTCCAGACCTCAGCTGGCCACCAGGCTCCTGGCCCACAAGATCCAGTCTCCGCAGGAGTGGGAGGCCATGCAGGCGCTGCTGGTGAGCTGGCGTCCCGGCGTGAAGTCGGCCGTCCTGAATTTAGCTGACCCTCACGCCGGGTTCTCCTGTCACTGCTTCACGCCAGGTCCTGGAGACGTGCATGAAAAGCTGCGGGAAGAGGTTTCACAGCGAAGTGGGCAAGTTCCGTTTCCTGAACGAGCTCATCAAAGTGGTCTCTCCGAAGGTAAGTCCTCTCTCGGCGCGTCTCACAATCCGTGCACGCTTGTTTTCCTGTGTGAGTCACTCTTCATCCTCCCACTCAGTACCTGGGTTCGCGGTCTCCCGAGCCGGTCAAGAAGAAGGTGTTGGAGTTGATCTACAGCTGGACGCTGGGGTTACCCGACGAGGCCAAGATCTCCGACGCTTATCAGATGCTGAAGAAACAAGGTGGGATTCATGGAAATTataaaccccaaaacaaaaggGAGCAACTCTTCCCTTTTGTTTCTGTTAAATttgttttccacacacacactttaacgtGACTTTCCTGCCCTCATCAGGTATTATTAAACAGGACCCGGAGCTGCCGCCTGACAAACTACTGAACcttcctcctcccagacccaagAACGCCATTTTTGAAGATGAAGAGAAGTCAAAAGTAAGACCATAATGATGAGAGGTCTTGTAGTGGCGGGGTGTCGTTTGTGTGCCGTCAGTTCGAGGCCTGTTTTAAATAGATTTCTGTGATTTAAGCAAACAAACGCCGCAGCTGATAAAATACCAGTCTTATCCACTGCTTGCTGTATTTTGTGAAgcctgatctttttttttctcacctctATGTGAACTCCGCCTCTCTCTGCCAGATGCTGTCTCGCCTGCTGAACAGTTCGCACCCCGAAGACCTGAAAGCCGCCAACAAGCTTATCAAGGAAATGGTGCAAGAGGTAAAAACCTGCttccttcttgtttttcatttcttttcactcCATTTCCACTTGGAGATCAGTTGTTTCGACCATCCAGATGAACatcgtgtgtatgtgtgtgtatttcctcCGCGGTTCAGGATCAGAGGCGAGCGGAGAAGGTGTCGAAGCGAGTGAACGCCATccaggaggtgaaggagagcGTCTCGCTGCTgacgcagctcctgcaggactACGACCGCTCGGCCCCCAGCCAGAGCAACGCTGAGCTCATCCAGGTGAGGGGGGGGGACACctcttcatgtttttattcctttttgaAAGAGAAACACGTGCTTAACTTGGGTTTTGTGGCCCGTCAGGATCTCTATCAGCGCTGTGAGAAAATGAGACCGACACTGTTCAGACTGGCAAGCGACACAGAGGACAACGACGAGGCGCTGGGTGAGGACTCCCCTCCCATCCCTCTGCGCCGGACGCCACGCGCAGTAGCTCATCCGTCCTGTTCTGTCTTCGCAGCGGAGATCCTGCAGGCCAACGACAGCCTCACTCACGTCATCAACCTGTACAAGCAGCAGGTGAAGGGGGAGATCGTCAACGGGAACAACACGTCGGGCCTGCAGAAGCAGACCGGTGAGTCGCTGCGCCGATAACGCAGAGCCGAGCCGTTTTCAGAGGATCTGACGGCGAATCTGTGGCAGGAGGCGGGACGGCGCTGCTGGACCTGACGGGGCTGGACACGTCGCCCCAGTCGCCGCCCTCCTTCCCAGAGTTCCCCACTCCGACAGACAGCCTCAACGCCCCGTCGCAGGAGATGGGCATCAGTCTGCTTGACGACGAGCTCATGTCTCTAGGTTGGTGTCTGTCACGCGTATATTTGGATGAGTTTGGTTACAGGAGGTCCTGATCCCCGCCTGTGTGTCACGCAGGTCTAAgtgaaggaacacacacatccaaccCAGCGTCGCAGCCTGAGGACTCCACAGCGTGGGACTCCTTCCAGGTGAGAGGCTGGAGATTCCTGTGAGAGCTCTAGAAAACACACCCggctggtttaaaaaaaaattcatgtttaCGAATGATGAAAAAGATACGGAATGtgcgtctgttttttttttcctttcgctTTCTGCTCGCAGTCGTCTGACAGCATCGACGCCGACGTCCCAGCAGcccccagcctcctcctgagCCCGGACCCGCCCTCCCACTCTCAGCCCGTCTCGTCCGGCTCCACTCCCGGGAACTCGGCCCTGGACGAGCTGGACCTGCTGGGGaagacgctgctgcagcagtctcTGCCTCCAGAGGGGCTGCAGGTCAAATGGTACCGGACTTCATTTAAGCACCGTCGGGAAAACTCTCCGTACAGCCAAAGTGCCACCTGCTTGAGGGACGGAGGGAATTACCTGCATTTAATCACCGGATCTCCTGCTGAACTCTTCAGAACAGTTTAAAATACTGTGTTCCAGACACTCACCTTATAAACAACCACTTGTATTTTTGTCTTGCTTTGATGAGAAGCTAGACTTGAACGGCACATGTCTTCTCTTTCAGGGACAAACAGCAGTCCAAACCAACCCTGAGAGATCTCCAGACCAAGTCGGGCACCAGCATCACTCCAAACCCAATCCCGCAAATCCCCTCCGAGCCTCCCGCTGCTCTGCTGAACTCTCAGcccggcccggcggcggcggcggcggcggcggcggctgaccTGCTGGAGGCGTCGCCCGCTCACACGGAGCCGGCTCCTCCAGAAGTCACCCTGAGCGATGTTTTCGTACCGCTAGAATCCATCAAGCCCAGTAAGCGCCTTGATTTATAGATCAGCTGACCTGGCCTCTCAGAGACAGAATCATTtcaaacctctctctctccctctctctctccaggtaGTCTCCTCCCAGTGACTGTGTTCGACGGACACAGTCTGCGGGTTCTCTTCCACTTCGCTCGCGACTCGCCCCCGTCTCGACCCGATGTGCTGGTGGTCATCATCTCCATGCTGTCCTCGGCCCCCGTCCCCGTCAGCGGCATCAGCTTCCAGACGACGGCCCCAAAGGTcggcgggggggaggggtcaTGGTCAGAGCGCGGCGTTGGGGTGACTCGGTGATTCCGTAGCTGGtctattgaattttttttactCCTGCAGTCCATggcagtgaagctgcagccccCGTCAGGAACGGAGCTCCCGGCGTTCAACCCCATCCTCCCCCCGGCCGCCGTCACACAGATCATGCTCCTGGCAAACCCCAACAAGGTGAGCTCCGCTCTCTCTCACCTCGAATTACACTCTCATCGTTCCTTTATGTCAATAACTTACGGGATTAAACCAGACGTCCAGTAACTGCCGGTATTTGCTGAGCACACAGTGTGAGGAAGTGCTAACCGCCGTCCTGTCGTCGTCTCACACCCCGCAGGAGAAGGTGCAGCTGGAGTACACGCTAACCTTCACCATGGGCGAGCAGGAGCACAGCGAGAGCGGCAGTCTAGAACACTTCCCCCCTCCGGAGCAGTGGGGAAGCCTATAGCATTCAAACACTACCAGACGGACTTTCAGCTGCCGGActcggcctccctcctcccgccaCCTCTCTCTCcgtcagccttttttttttttttttaattcttttcttttcctttcgcGGTCACTCTGCGCTTTCCTCTCCGATCACGCTCAGTCggtgtaatgtgtgtgtatgctttgCTCTAATCACGCGCGTCTAgattctgctctgctgtcatgCGGCCGCGTCCAAACAAACTGCTTCCTCCCAGCCGGTTGCAGATTTGTCGTCTCATTTCTTCGAACCAACAAGTGCTACATATGAAAAAGATGTTGGACAGATGTGTGCATATTAGCTCATTCCGTgtgcttctttctttgtgtttttctccctggTCTAAATCCACGATCAGTCGTTTTATCTTTTACCTCAGCATGCTCTGCGAACACGGGACACAACGCTTGCACAATCCAGCGCAACACAGACTGAACGATTCTCAGTTTGCGATTCTTTTATCAAATTTTGTGGTGTTTCCATTTTGTGATCCTCTGACTGAGTGCACTTTCTGACTGCACAGAGAAtgattgttttgaaaaaaaagaagaaaaatgctgtttcctcTCATCTTGTAAAGAACAAAAATCTACTGTAAAATCAGAGCTGTGTATTTTCTGCCATATGTGCCTATTTTGCAGTTCTAACATTATTTAAACTTCTGTGCTTCTgaatgaaatttttttttctttcccctcatcTGTTACACGTTACTCCATGTTAGATGATTTGAGTTTTGGGATGCAGATTAGCTAAATCTTAACCATAATTGTAACGTAAGTTCAATTGGGACCCCTGAGCTCGGTATTTTGAGTTATTCTGTCAACAGTTGATGCTGATAACTTGAGCATTATGCAAACTGAGCTGCGCTCCGGAGCTCCGAGCAGCGTCTGTCTCAAACGTGTTGGACTCGTATCTCCAGTCTGCGATGCATGGCGGCCGCGATGGACACGTCCTCCCCATCACATTCCACTGCAACCATCTCCAACCAGACGTCTTTGTAAAATGCCAGCGGGGGCGGTTCTGTCGTGTACATCTGACTTGTGCAGCGTGCAAGTGAATAACACTGGTACAATACTACTAATGGGTAAtaaaggttttttgttttcttgacgATCGAAGGTTTTGGAGATGAATTTCTACCTCGCGGTTCTTAAAGATGACGCAGAAATGAACTTGGAACACTTTATTAAAGACAAAATCAAACGGATAAGGAACTAGCTCGGCCATTAG includes these proteins:
- the LOC115386546 gene encoding ADP-ribosylation factor-binding protein GGA1-like isoform X2, which encodes MAAPPDAESLESRINKATNPLNRDTDWSSIHAFCDQLNNELEGPQLATRLLAHKIQSPQEWEAMQALLVLETCMKSCGKRFHSEVGKFRFLNELIKVVSPKYLGSRSPEPVKKKVLELIYSWTLGLPDEAKISDAYQMLKKQGIIKQDPELPPDKLLNLPPPRPKNAIFEDEEKSKMLSRLLNSSHPEDLKAANKLIKEMVQEDQRRAEKVSKRVNAIQEVKESVSLLTQLLQDYDRSAPSQSNAELIQDLYQRCEKMRPTLFRLASDTEDNDEALAEILQANDSLTHVINLYKQQVKGEIVNGNNTSGLQKQTGGGTALLDLTGLDTSPQSPPSFPEFPTPTDSLNAPSQEMGISLLDDELMSLGLSEGTHTSNPASQPEDSTAWDSFQSSDSIDADVPAAPSLLLSPDPPSHSQPVSSGSTPGNSALDELDLLGKTLLQQSLPPEGLQVKWDKQQSKPTLRDLQTKSGTSITPNPIPQIPSEPPAALLNSQPGPAAAAAAAAADLLEASPAHTEPAPPEVTLSDVFVPLESIKPSSLLPVTVFDGHSLRVLFHFARDSPPSRPDVLVVIISMLSSAPVPVSGISFQTTAPKSMAVKLQPPSGTELPAFNPILPPAAVTQIMLLANPNKEKVQLEYTLTFTMGEQEHSESGSLEHFPPPEQWGSL
- the LOC115386546 gene encoding ADP-ribosylation factor-binding protein GGA1-like isoform X1 produces the protein MHKNPGGLIKRRVPAATCITSLGPSSSAESTGRQLSADKATNPLNRDTDWSSIHAFCDQLNNELEGPQLATRLLAHKIQSPQEWEAMQALLVLETCMKSCGKRFHSEVGKFRFLNELIKVVSPKYLGSRSPEPVKKKVLELIYSWTLGLPDEAKISDAYQMLKKQGIIKQDPELPPDKLLNLPPPRPKNAIFEDEEKSKMLSRLLNSSHPEDLKAANKLIKEMVQEDQRRAEKVSKRVNAIQEVKESVSLLTQLLQDYDRSAPSQSNAELIQDLYQRCEKMRPTLFRLASDTEDNDEALAEILQANDSLTHVINLYKQQVKGEIVNGNNTSGLQKQTGGGTALLDLTGLDTSPQSPPSFPEFPTPTDSLNAPSQEMGISLLDDELMSLGLSEGTHTSNPASQPEDSTAWDSFQSSDSIDADVPAAPSLLLSPDPPSHSQPVSSGSTPGNSALDELDLLGKTLLQQSLPPEGLQVKWDKQQSKPTLRDLQTKSGTSITPNPIPQIPSEPPAALLNSQPGPAAAAAAAAADLLEASPAHTEPAPPEVTLSDVFVPLESIKPSSLLPVTVFDGHSLRVLFHFARDSPPSRPDVLVVIISMLSSAPVPVSGISFQTTAPKSMAVKLQPPSGTELPAFNPILPPAAVTQIMLLANPNKEKVQLEYTLTFTMGEQEHSESGSLEHFPPPEQWGSL